In Oryza glaberrima chromosome 8, OglaRS2, whole genome shotgun sequence, the following are encoded in one genomic region:
- the LOC127782379 gene encoding fasciclin-like arabinogalactan protein 1, with amino-acid sequence MELLLRRLAVVVAVVALTAATAAEGYNITKILGDHPEYSQFNKLLTETRLAGDINRRRTITVLVVANGDMGALSGGHYTLPTLRHILEMHILVDYYGAKKLHQLARGDTASSSMFQESGSAPGTTGYVNITQHRGGRVSFTAEDAADSATPSSFVKSVKEIPYDLAVLQISKPLSSPEAEAPVAPPAPVNLTELLSKKYCKNFAGLLASNADVYSNINATKDNGLTLFCPVDAAVDAFMPKYKNLTAKGKAAILLYHAVPDYYSLQLLKSNSGKVSTLATASVAKKDYSYDVSNDRDSVLLDTKVNSASVTATVKDADPLAVYAISKFLQPKELFKVTEDLAPAPAPEGPKKKTKKKKPSTTSAAAAPSDDSSAADSPDGTPADDVADKAAAAPSVLARWVTAAATVAAALALAA; translated from the exons atggagctgctgctgcggcggctggcggtggtggtggcggtggtggcgttgacggcggcgacggcggcggaggggtaCAACATCACCAAGATCCTCGGGGACCACCCGGAGTACTCGCAGTTCAACAAGCTGCTGACAGAGACGCGGCTGGCCGGCGACAtcaaccgccgccgcaccatcaCGGTGCTGGTGGTGGCCAACGGCGACATGGGCGCGCTCTCCGGCGGCCACTACACCCTCCCCACGCTCCGCCACATCCTCGAGATGCACATCCTCGTCGACTACTACGGCGCCAAGAAGCTCCACCAGCTCGCCCGCGGCgacaccgcctcctcctccatgttCCAG GAGTCCGGGTCGGCCCCCGGCACGACGGGGTACGTGAACATCACGCAGCACCGCGGCGGGCGCGTGTCGTTCAcggcggaggacgcggcggACAGCGCGACGCCGTCGAGCTTCGTCAAGTCCGTGAAGGAGATCCCCTACGACCTCGCCGTGCTCCAGATCAGCAAGCCGCTGTCCTCCCCTGAGGCGGAGGCGCCCGtggccccgccggcgccggtgaatCTCACCGAGCTCCTCTCCAAGAAGTACTGCAAGAActtcgccggcctcctcgcctcgAACGCCGACGTGTACAGCAACATCAACGCGACCAAGGACAACGGGCTCACGCTCTTCTGCCCcgtggacgccgccgtcgacgccttCATGCCCAAGTACAAGAACCTGACGGCCAAGGGGAAGGCGGCCATCCTCCTCTACCACGCCGTGCCGGACTACTACTCGCTCCAGCTGCTCAAGTCCAACAGCGGCAAGGTCAGCAcgctcgccaccgccagcgTCGCCAAGAAGGACTACAGCTACGACGTCTCCAACGACCGCGACAGCGTCCTGCTCGACACCAAGGTCAACTCGGCCTCCGTCACCGCCACCGTCAAGGACGCCGACCCGCTCGCCGTCTACGCCATCTCCAAGTTCCTGCAGCCCAAGGAGCTCTTCAAGGTCACCGAGGACCTGGCACCGGCGCCCGCGCCGGAGGGCCCCAAGAAGAagaccaagaagaagaagccgtccaccacctccgccgctgccgccccctCCGAcgactcctccgccgccgactcgCCCGACGGCACCCCCGCGGACGACGTCGCAgacaaggccgccgccgcgccgtccgtgCTCGCCAGGTGGgttaccgccgccgccacggtcGCCGCGGCGTTGGCGTTGGCAGCTTGA